A genomic region of Rhodanobacter sp. contains the following coding sequences:
- a CDS encoding acyl-CoA-binding protein, with the protein MTDLRHAFDQAAEAVKRLDYRPDNDTLLKLYALYKQGSEGDAHGEQPGFFDFVGTAKHEAWMQLRGLPQDEAMRRYVALVEQLLA; encoded by the coding sequence ATGACCGACCTCCGCCACGCATTCGATCAGGCCGCCGAGGCCGTGAAACGGCTGGATTACCGCCCCGACAACGACACCCTGCTCAAACTGTACGCCCTCTACAAGCAAGGTTCGGAAGGCGACGCACACGGTGAACAGCCCGGTTTCTTCGATTTCGTCGGCACCGCCAAGCACGAGGCCTGGATGCAGTTGCGCGGACTGCCGCAGGACGAAGCGATGCGCCGCTACGTCGCCCTGGTCGAACAACTGCTGGCCTGA
- a CDS encoding hypothetical protein (frameshifted, insertion/deletion at around 1934717), giving the protein MNYPHLFAPLDLGHVTLPNRILMGSMHTGLEDKSADFDKLAAYFAERARGGVGLMVTGGIAPSIRGWLKPFGGRLSMPWHVARHRKLTDAVHAEGGRICMQILHAGRYGYHPLSVAPSRIKSPITPFTPRALSPRAAWSAPSATS; this is encoded by the coding sequence ATGAACTACCCCCACCTGTTTGCCCCGCTCGACCTCGGCCATGTCACCCTGCCGAATCGCATCCTGATGGGTTCGATGCATACCGGGCTGGAGGACAAGTCCGCCGACTTCGACAAGCTGGCGGCCTATTTCGCCGAGCGCGCCCGGGGCGGCGTGGGCCTGATGGTCACCGGCGGCATCGCGCCCAGCATCCGCGGTTGGCTGAAACCGTTTGGCGGGCGCCTCTCGATGCCCTGGCACGTGGCGCGCCACCGCAAGCTCACCGATGCCGTGCATGCCGAAGGCGGCCGCATCTGCATGCAGATCCTGCACGCGGGGCGCTACGGCTATCACCCGCTGTCGGTGGCGCCCTCCAGGATCAAGTCGCCGATCACGCCGTTCACGCCCCGGGCGCTTTCCCCGCGCGCGGCGTGGAGCGCACCATCCGCGACTTCGTGA
- a CDS encoding FAD-dependent oxidoreductase (frameshifted, insertion/deletion at around 1934717), with protein sequence MERTIRDFVNCAELAREAGYDGIEVMGSEGYLINQFIAARTNQRNDAWGGDAQRRMRFPVEIVRRTRAAVGRNFIIIYRLSMLDLVEGGQSWDEIVALARAIEAAGASIINTGIGWHEARVPTIVTSVPRAGFAWVTKKLKGEVQIPLIATNRINMPEVAERVLAAGDADMVSMARPLLADPEWANKARNGRAERINTCIACNQACLDHVFQNKLASCLVNPRACRETELKAEPASRRKRIAVVGAGPAGMACAATLAERGHAVTLIDKSTEIGGQFNCAKRIPGKEEFHETLRYFRHRLADAGAELLLGHKASAASLKAAGYEEVVVATGVMPRKVQFPGSEDPRVLGYLDVLAHDRPVGSRVAIIGAGGIGFDMAEFLVEHQPSPTTDIRRWSREWGVDTEQSQRGGLLKPDPEAPLRQVWLLQRSEGRPGARLNKTTGWVHRATLKAKQVTMLGAVTYERFDDAGLHITVDGQAQVLPVDNVVICAGQEPDRRLADELAGIGIPAHLIGGADVAAELDAKRAIEQGTRLAYRL encoded by the coding sequence GTGGAGCGCACCATCCGCGACTTCGTGAACTGCGCCGAGCTTGCCCGCGAAGCCGGCTACGACGGCATCGAGGTGATGGGCTCGGAAGGCTACCTGATCAACCAGTTCATCGCCGCGCGGACCAATCAGCGCAACGACGCCTGGGGCGGCGATGCCCAGCGGCGCATGCGCTTCCCGGTGGAAATCGTGCGCCGAACGCGCGCAGCGGTGGGCCGCAACTTCATCATCATCTACCGATTGTCGATGCTCGACCTGGTCGAAGGCGGCCAGAGCTGGGACGAAATCGTCGCATTGGCCCGGGCCATCGAGGCCGCCGGCGCCAGCATCATCAACACCGGCATCGGCTGGCACGAGGCGCGCGTGCCCACCATCGTCACCAGCGTGCCGCGCGCGGGCTTCGCATGGGTGACGAAGAAGCTCAAGGGCGAAGTGCAGATCCCGCTGATCGCCACCAACCGCATCAACATGCCCGAAGTGGCCGAACGCGTGCTGGCCGCCGGCGACGCGGACATGGTGTCGATGGCCCGCCCGCTGCTGGCCGATCCCGAATGGGCGAACAAGGCCAGGAACGGGCGGGCCGAACGCATCAATACGTGCATCGCCTGCAACCAGGCCTGCCTCGACCATGTATTCCAGAACAAGCTGGCCAGTTGCCTGGTCAACCCGCGCGCCTGCCGCGAAACCGAACTGAAGGCCGAGCCGGCATCGCGGCGCAAGCGCATCGCCGTGGTCGGCGCCGGCCCGGCAGGCATGGCCTGCGCCGCCACGCTGGCCGAACGCGGCCATGCGGTAACTTTGATCGACAAATCCACCGAGATCGGCGGCCAGTTCAACTGCGCCAAGCGGATACCCGGCAAGGAGGAATTCCACGAAACGCTGCGCTATTTCCGGCACCGTCTTGCGGATGCCGGGGCCGAGCTGCTGCTGGGCCACAAAGCCAGCGCCGCCTCGCTCAAGGCCGCCGGCTACGAAGAAGTGGTGGTCGCCACCGGCGTGATGCCGCGCAAGGTGCAGTTCCCGGGCAGCGAGGATCCGCGCGTCCTGGGCTATCTCGACGTGCTGGCGCACGACCGGCCGGTCGGGTCGCGCGTGGCGATCATCGGCGCCGGCGGCATCGGCTTCGACATGGCGGAATTCCTCGTCGAACATCAGCCCTCCCCCACGACTGACATCCGGCGCTGGTCGCGCGAATGGGGTGTGGACACTGAGCAATCGCAACGCGGCGGCCTGCTGAAGCCGGATCCGGAAGCGCCACTGCGCCAGGTCTGGCTGCTCCAGCGCAGCGAAGGCCGGCCGGGCGCGCGTCTCAACAAGACCACCGGCTGGGTGCATCGCGCCACGCTCAAGGCCAAGCAGGTAACCATGCTCGGCGCAGTCACCTACGAACGCTTCGACGATGCCGGCCTGCATATCACCGTCGATGGCCAGGCCCAGGTGCTGCCAGTCGACAACGTGGTGATCTGTGCCGGTCAGGAGCCCGACCGCCGCCTCGCCGACGAGTTGGCAGGCATCGGCATCCCCGCACACCTCATCGGCGGCGCCGACGTCGCCGCCGAGCTGGACGCCAAAAGGGCCATCGAACAAGGCACGCGGCTGGCGTACCGGCTCTGA
- a CDS encoding LysR family transcriptional regulator has protein sequence MFDFRQLRYFVTVAEELSFTRAAIRLHISQPPLSQQIQALERDLGVTLLERNKRKVALTEAGKVFLEQARQILAQAELARSRTAAVAAGHSGQLRLAYTLSVSFHPALPRALLRHRQLAPGVDVQLREMNNTPQFDALLANEIDVGFVRTEPRHLQDARKLRLRMLDREPLMLALPSSHPLAKRSELHMREVAGEDFVTQSREVSATLNDRLAALATAAGFQPRTVQQARQISGLLALVAAGLGVALVPATMRAVHLAGVSYVPLADPSAQLLLAVASRADDTSPVLTQFLSTVDEFARDTGNL, from the coding sequence ATGTTCGATTTTCGCCAGCTGCGCTACTTCGTCACGGTCGCCGAGGAGCTGAGCTTCACGCGCGCCGCGATCCGCCTGCATATTTCGCAGCCGCCGCTATCGCAGCAGATCCAGGCGCTGGAGCGCGACCTGGGCGTCACCCTGCTGGAGCGCAACAAGCGCAAGGTGGCACTGACCGAAGCAGGCAAGGTTTTCCTTGAGCAGGCGCGCCAGATCCTGGCGCAGGCCGAACTGGCGCGCAGCCGCACCGCAGCGGTCGCCGCCGGCCACAGCGGCCAGTTGCGGCTGGCCTACACCTTGTCGGTATCGTTCCATCCCGCCCTGCCCCGAGCGCTGCTGCGCCATCGCCAGCTGGCACCGGGCGTGGACGTGCAATTGCGCGAGATGAACAACACCCCGCAGTTCGACGCCCTGCTCGCCAACGAAATCGACGTGGGCTTCGTGCGCACCGAACCGCGCCACCTGCAGGACGCCCGTAAATTGCGTTTGCGCATGCTGGACCGCGAGCCATTGATGCTCGCGCTGCCGTCCAGCCATCCGCTGGCCAAACGCAGCGAACTGCACATGCGCGAAGTGGCTGGCGAGGACTTCGTTACGCAGTCACGAGAGGTGTCCGCCACCCTCAACGACCGGCTTGCGGCACTCGCCACCGCCGCCGGCTTCCAGCCACGCACCGTGCAACAGGCCCGCCAGATCAGCGGACTGCTGGCCCTGGTCGCCGCCGGCCTGGGCGTTGCGCTGGTGCCGGCGACGATGCGGGCGGTGCATCTGGCCGGGGTCAGCTATGTGCCGTTGGCCGATCCCTCCGCCCAATTGCTGCTGGCCGTGGCCAGCCGCGCCGACGATACTTCGCCGGTGCTGACGCAGTTCCTGTCCACGGTGGACGAGTTCGCGCGCGATACCGGCAACTTGTGA
- the ykgO gene encoding type B 50S ribosomal protein L36: MKVLNSLKSAKARHRDCKIVRRRGKVFVICKSNPRFKARQR; encoded by the coding sequence GTGAAGGTGCTTAACTCGTTGAAGTCCGCCAAGGCGCGGCACCGCGACTGCAAGATCGTGCGCCGTCGCGGCAAGGTGTTCGTGATCTGCAAGAGCAACCCGCGTTTCAAGGCCCGCCAGCGCTGA
- the greA gene encoding transcription elongation factor GreA, with translation MSNRAPITKAGSERLRAELDKLKSADRPRIIAAIAEARAHGDLKENAEYHAARELQSFIEGRIGQLEALLSTAEVIDVSRLNAGSKVVFGAIVDLADEDSGVEVTYQIVGDLEADIKQGLIAVSSPIARALIGKNEGDSFEFTAPNGVKHYEIVGVRYA, from the coding sequence ATGAGCAATCGCGCACCCATCACCAAGGCCGGTTCGGAACGCCTGCGCGCGGAACTGGATAAACTGAAATCGGCGGATCGCCCGCGCATCATCGCGGCCATCGCCGAAGCGCGTGCGCATGGCGACCTCAAGGAAAACGCCGAATACCATGCCGCGCGCGAATTGCAGAGTTTCATCGAGGGCCGCATCGGCCAGCTCGAAGCGCTGCTCTCCACCGCCGAGGTGATCGACGTGTCGCGCCTCAACGCCGGCAGCAAGGTGGTGTTCGGCGCGATCGTGGATCTGGCGGACGAGGATAGCGGCGTCGAGGTCACCTACCAGATCGTGGGCGACCTCGAGGCGGACATCAAGCAGGGCCTGATTGCCGTGTCCTCGCCCATCGCGCGTGCGCTGATCGGCAAGAACGAAGGCGACAGCTTCGAGTTCACCGCGCCGAACGGCGTGAAGCACTACGAGATCGTCGGCGTGCGCTACGCCTAG
- the carB gene encoding carbamoyl-phosphate synthase large subunit gives MAKRTDIKSILIIGAGPIVIGQACEFDYSGAQACKALKEEGYRVILVNSNPATIMTDPGTADAVYIEPINWQTVERIIAKERPDAVLPTMGGQTGLNCALDLADHGVLEKYNVELIGAKRDAIRMAEDRELFKQAMAEIGLDCPKAEVARSFEQALDIQTRVGFPTIIRPSFTLGGSGGGIAYNKEEFEEIAKRGLDLSPVHEILVEESVLGWKEFEMEVVRDTADNCIIVCSIENLDPMGVHTGDSITVAPAQTLTDKEYQRLRDASIAVLRKIGVDTGGSNVQFGINAENGRVVVIEMNPRVSRSSALASKATGFPIAKVAAKLAVGYTLDELKNDITGGLTPASFEPSIDYVVTKIPRFAFEKFPAADARLTTQMKSVGEVMAMGRTFHESLQKALRGLEIGKTGLNPTGLDLGSEDGIATLKRELREPRPDRVFHLADAFRAGLTLEEVHGLSRVDPWFLAAFEDIVLAERDVKEQGIAALDAPRMRELKRMGFSDARLAELTGTDEAAMRHLRRTLGVRPVYKRVDSCAAEFATTTAYMYSTYEEECEANPTGRDKIIVLGGGPNRIGQGIEFDYCCVHAALALREDGFETIMVNCNPETVSTDYDTSDRLYFEPLTLEDVLEIVDLEKPKGVIVQYGGQTPLKLARALEAAGAPVIGTSPDSIDLAEDRERFQQMIHKLGLRQPPNRTARNADEALALAREIGYPLVVRPSYVLGGRAMEVVYDDADLSRYIREAVQVSNDSPVLLDRFLDHAVEVDVDIIADQGGNVLIGGIMEHIEEAGVHSGDSSCSLPPYSLGAEVQDEMRRQVAAMAKELKVVGLMNTQFAIQGDTVFILEVNPRASRTVPFVSKATGVPLAKIAARAMAGRSLAEQGATREVIPSYYSVKEAIFPFLKFQNVDPILGPEMRSTGEVMGVGRNFGAAFARGHDAAGIKTPPKGKVFVSVRDADKDRLLPVAQDVLRRGFSLVATAGTAAYLNGHGVDCERINKVAEGRPHIVDLIKNGEIVYIVNTTEGKQAIADSFSIRREALQQRVTYSTTVAGARALVHSLDFHDSEAVHSLQELHKELSA, from the coding sequence ATGGCTAAGCGCACCGACATCAAGAGCATCCTCATCATCGGCGCCGGCCCGATCGTCATCGGCCAGGCCTGCGAGTTCGACTATTCCGGCGCGCAGGCCTGCAAGGCGCTGAAGGAAGAGGGTTACCGGGTGATCCTGGTGAACTCCAATCCCGCCACGATCATGACCGATCCGGGGACGGCTGACGCCGTCTACATCGAGCCGATCAACTGGCAGACGGTGGAGCGCATCATCGCCAAGGAGCGCCCGGACGCGGTGCTGCCCACCATGGGCGGTCAGACCGGCCTCAACTGCGCGCTCGACCTCGCCGACCATGGCGTGCTGGAGAAGTACAACGTCGAGCTGATCGGCGCCAAGCGCGACGCGATCCGCATGGCCGAGGACCGCGAGCTGTTCAAGCAGGCGATGGCCGAGATCGGCCTGGACTGCCCCAAGGCCGAGGTCGCGCGCAGCTTCGAGCAGGCGCTGGACATCCAGACCCGCGTGGGCTTCCCAACCATCATCCGGCCCAGCTTCACGCTGGGCGGCTCGGGCGGCGGCATCGCCTACAACAAGGAAGAGTTCGAGGAGATCGCCAAGCGTGGCCTCGACCTCTCGCCCGTGCACGAGATCCTCGTCGAGGAGTCGGTGCTGGGCTGGAAGGAGTTCGAGATGGAAGTGGTCCGCGACACCGCGGACAACTGCATCATCGTGTGCTCCATCGAAAACCTCGACCCGATGGGCGTGCATACCGGCGACTCGATTACCGTGGCGCCGGCGCAGACGCTCACCGACAAGGAATACCAGCGCCTGCGCGATGCCTCCATCGCCGTGCTGCGCAAGATCGGCGTGGACACCGGCGGCTCCAACGTGCAGTTCGGCATCAACGCCGAGAACGGGCGCGTGGTGGTGATCGAGATGAACCCGCGCGTGTCGCGCTCCTCGGCGCTGGCCTCCAAGGCCACCGGCTTCCCGATCGCCAAGGTCGCGGCCAAGCTGGCCGTGGGCTACACGCTGGACGAGCTGAAGAACGACATCACCGGCGGACTCACGCCGGCCTCGTTCGAGCCGAGCATCGACTACGTGGTCACCAAGATCCCGCGGTTCGCCTTCGAGAAATTCCCCGCCGCCGACGCGCGCCTCACCACGCAGATGAAGTCGGTGGGCGAGGTGATGGCGATGGGCCGCACCTTCCACGAGTCCTTGCAGAAGGCGCTGCGCGGCCTGGAGATCGGCAAGACCGGCCTGAACCCGACCGGGCTGGATCTCGGCTCGGAGGACGGCATCGCCACGCTCAAGCGCGAACTGCGCGAGCCGCGGCCGGATCGCGTGTTCCACCTGGCCGATGCCTTCCGTGCCGGCCTCACGCTGGAGGAAGTGCACGGGCTCAGCCGTGTCGATCCGTGGTTCCTCGCCGCGTTCGAGGACATCGTGCTGGCCGAACGTGACGTGAAAGAGCAGGGCATCGCCGCGCTGGACGCGCCGCGCATGCGCGAACTGAAGCGCATGGGTTTCTCCGATGCGCGCCTGGCCGAGTTGACCGGCACCGACGAGGCGGCCATGCGCCACTTGCGCCGCACGCTGGGTGTGCGTCCGGTGTACAAGCGTGTGGACTCCTGCGCCGCCGAGTTCGCCACCACCACGGCCTACATGTACTCGACCTATGAGGAAGAGTGCGAGGCCAACCCGACCGGCCGCGACAAGATCATCGTGCTCGGCGGCGGCCCCAACCGCATCGGTCAGGGCATCGAGTTCGACTACTGCTGCGTGCACGCGGCGCTCGCGCTGCGCGAGGACGGGTTCGAGACCATCATGGTCAACTGCAACCCGGAAACCGTCTCCACCGACTACGACACCTCCGACCGCCTGTACTTCGAGCCGCTCACGCTCGAGGACGTGCTGGAGATCGTCGACCTGGAGAAGCCCAAGGGCGTGATCGTGCAGTACGGCGGGCAGACCCCGCTGAAGCTGGCGCGCGCGCTGGAGGCTGCCGGCGCGCCGGTCATCGGCACCTCGCCCGATTCCATCGACCTTGCCGAAGACCGCGAGCGCTTCCAGCAGATGATCCACAAGCTCGGCCTGCGCCAGCCGCCGAACCGCACCGCGCGCAACGCCGACGAGGCGCTGGCGCTGGCGCGCGAGATCGGCTACCCGCTGGTGGTGCGTCCGAGCTACGTGCTGGGCGGTCGCGCGATGGAGGTGGTCTACGACGACGCCGACCTGTCGCGCTACATCCGCGAGGCGGTGCAGGTTTCCAACGACTCGCCGGTGCTGCTGGACCGCTTCCTCGACCACGCGGTCGAGGTGGACGTGGACATCATCGCCGACCAGGGCGGCAACGTGCTGATCGGCGGCATCATGGAGCACATCGAGGAGGCCGGCGTGCATTCGGGCGACTCCTCGTGTTCGCTGCCGCCGTATTCGCTCGGCGCCGAGGTGCAGGACGAGATGCGCCGCCAGGTCGCCGCGATGGCGAAGGAACTGAAGGTCGTCGGCCTGATGAACACACAGTTCGCGATCCAGGGCGACACCGTGTTCATCCTCGAAGTGAACCCGCGCGCCTCGCGCACCGTGCCGTTCGTCTCCAAGGCCACCGGCGTCCCGCTGGCGAAGATCGCCGCGCGCGCCATGGCCGGCCGCTCGCTGGCGGAGCAGGGCGCCACGCGCGAGGTGATCCCGTCCTATTACTCGGTGAAGGAAGCCATCTTCCCGTTCCTGAAATTCCAGAACGTCGACCCCATCCTCGGCCCGGAGATGCGCTCCACCGGCGAAGTAATGGGCGTGGGCCGCAACTTCGGCGCCGCGTTCGCGCGCGGGCACGATGCGGCGGGCATCAAGACGCCGCCGAAGGGCAAGGTCTTCGTGTCGGTGCGCGACGCCGACAAGGACCGCCTGCTACCGGTGGCGCAGGACGTGCTGCGCCGCGGCTTCAGCCTGGTCGCCACGGCGGGCACGGCGGCCTACCTCAACGGGCATGGCGTGGACTGCGAACGCATCAACAAGGTGGCCGAAGGCCGGCCGCACATCGTCGACCTGATCAAGAACGGCGAGATCGTCTATATCGTCAACACGACCGAGGGCAAGCAGGCGATCGCCGACTCGTTCTCGATCCGGCGCGAGGCGCTGCAGCAACGCGTCACCTATTCCACCACCGTCGCAGGCGCGCGTGCGCTGGTGCATTCGCTGGACTTCCACGACAGCGAAGCCGTGCACAGCTTGCAGGAATTGCACAAGGAGTTGAGCGCATGA